The Methanomicrobiales archaeon genomic interval TCACCCTGGGGATCGTGATAGGGCTCCTGACGCTGATCGCGTTCTACACGACCGACCCGTCCTCCGGCGTCCTCATCTACCTGGTGACGTTCGTATACGGGGCGGTCGGCTGGTTTACCGCTGCCGGGCTGATCGCATCGGGTGGCAAGATCATTGATACCTACATCAACGAGTGGGAGAGTTTCGGGCGGGTGGTGGTGCTGCCCTTCTTCACTGCAGCCATCGGGGTCATCTCCTACGGTGCGAGCGTGTACATGTTGTCCATCAGCGACATCACGGACTTCCCGTTCACGGCGGACGCCGGCGTCCAGTACGTGCTGTTCGCCACCATCGCAGGGCTCTTCTGTGCCCTTGTCGGGATCTACCTGCAGTCGTTGGTCAACAGGAGAATCGTCCGGCACGCCCGCGTACTCGGAAAAGACGACCTGTGAGGCGCCCTCTTTCTGAAGGAGGATCACCGGCATCCTGCACCGATGGCGGGGCGAAGATCTCCGGTCTATCGGCCCGGGATGCTGTATCTCCCCCCATCCGTGCTGGTCTCAGCGCATCGTTCGGGAGGGGCTTGCGAGGGGAGCATCCCCTCTCCCTGCGTCCTGGGATTGGTTCTCCGGGGAGATGACTGTTGCATCCTCCTCCACGCCACAGGGAGCCGGATTGGAGGATGGCACCCCGTTTTTTTCTTCCGATCGCTTGCTGGAGGGGGACAGGGTCGGGCGCTCCGACCTCTCCTCCATTCCCTGAACAGCGCCGGACGGCCGACGGCCCCGGCGGGACGGGTCTCTGGCGTACCGGAGGGCGGCACCTGCCGTCATCCCTGACGAGGGGGCGGGTTCGATCGTGCCGGGGTGCAGTTGCCCGGTGCGCGACGGGGATCGTTTGTGCCCGCCTCACCCTCGATAGGCTCGGGAACCACGCACAGGTTCTGCTGAAACCCCATCGAAGCGAGAACCTGCTCCCAAACGGCCGGCATCTTCAGCGGCGTGTGCCATCTTCCCTCCGTGCGATTGCCCGAATTCGGAGAGACCAATACAGGCCGCACAGGTTCCGCCCACCGCAACCGGGGACTACCCTCGGGACACGTGCCATCGTACTGCAGAGAGATTTTTATAGAGCCGAAAGACAACCAATTTTCCCGAAATGGTCGGGATCGCATGAAGATCTCGATAGATTCACTGGCGAAGATACCCTGGTCACGCCGTGCAGGGACACCCGTTCCCGCGGAGAAACGCTCTCCGGCGCAACGCGCCTCCGCCTGCGGATGGACCGGCCGTGCCGTTGCCGGATCTGCCCTCGATAAGGATTTCAACAGAGCCAACCTTTTAGAAGGCGAGGCTCGGAAGTTCCGTTCACCAATGCAGGGATTTCGACCAGGATCGAAAAAAGGCGCGTCAGGGGGCCGGTCGCGGGCCTCGTGGCATGGGTCCCTCCTCTTCTTCGGTCGAGGTATGATTCTCCCGTGAAGCGGTCAGGTCCTGAAATGGCCGATCCCGCCGGGGATCCCCTTCGTCATGTTGAATCGGCGTACAGTCTGTGGGGTCTTCACGTTGAGCGTGGGAACGACCACGCCGAACTCGTGCTCCGGGAACCAGTATACCCCGTCACCATAGTCCTCGGAGGCCTCGTCCAGCACGAGCCTGGCGCGTTCGAGGGTGATGTCCTGGATCCGGGCATCCTCGTAGTTCACGATCTTGAGCACCTTCGACTTGAGATCCCCGGTCCCGAGCAGCATGACGAGCAGGCGTATGCCCTCGTCGATGGAGTAGTCGATCTCGATCACCGCCCGTTCGTTCTCCACGGTGATATTGACTTCCTTCACCGTGATATAGCTGTACCTCTCCCCATTTGCCGCAAGCACCGGCACTATCATCGCATTCATCAGAAGAACCAGGAGAAGGCATGCGATGGTTCTCATTACAGTACTATTGCAGGTGAGAGCATTATATCCTTTATGGTAGAGCCAGGCTGCGGCAGGGAAGGCAGAAATGGCAGCGGAACTCCGCATGGGCCGCGGATCGCACCCGGATCGGTGCGGCACGCGGAGCGCCGGAATGGCACCGGAGCGTGCCTATCGTATCTGAGCGAGGGTTATCTCGATGCTGGAGACGTTCGTCTTTCCGCTATCGGTATCGATCACTTCCGTCGAGGTGACGATGCCTTTCTTGATCACGTTCTCCAGGAACCGGTTCATGGCGATCTCTGCCGTATCCACAGCCCGCGAGATCGCCTTTCCGCGTGCCTTGATCGAGACCTCATTCGCGCCATTATTGAACTGCGTGACTACTGCCAACACATAGTTCATGACTGGTTTATTGCCAACGAATACTGTGTTATCCTTTAACATGGGAACGACCCCTTTACAGATACTTTTTCGTGTGGATCAGTTCTGCATTCAGTACGGAAGCTCCTGCAGCTCCGCGGATGGTGTTGTGGCCGAGGGCGATGAAGCGGAGCCCTTCACGGATCCTCCCCACGGATACGGTCATCCCGTTGCCGCGGTTTCTGTCGAGCCGCGGCTGTGGCCTATCCGGCTGCTCGAAGAGCTCGATCGATCTCTCCGGTTGCGTCGGGAGCCCGCTGAACGGCGGAGAAAAGGACCGGAAAGCCCTTTTCACGTTCTCAACGGTCTCGGAAGTGTCCAGCCATACGACGAGCGTGTGACCGTCGATCACCGGGACGCGATTGCAGCTGGCGCTTACCCTGCAGGAGGCGTTGATGATGGCGTCCCCCTCGAGCGTTCCCAGGATCTTCAGGGTCTCGGACTCCATCTTCTCCTCCTCCTGGCCGATGTAGGGAATGACGTTATCGTAGATCGCCATCCCCGGCACACCCTCGAACCCGGCGCCCGAGATCGCCTGCATGGTCGCCACCTGGATGTTTGAAAACCCCGCCTGGCGAAGCGGGGCAAGCGCGACGCAGAGCATGATCGTGGAGCAGTTGGGATTGGTCACGATGAACCCGTCACGACCGCGATCGCGCTGGACGTCGATCAGCCCCAGGTGCTCCGGGTTTACTTCCGGGATAACGAGCGGCACATCCCCCTCCATGCGGTGCGAACGAGCATTGCTGCATACCGCGATACCGGCTCTCGAGATCTCATCCTCGACGCGGCCGGCGATCTCTGCCGGGAGGGCGGAGAATACGAGATCGAGCCCCCGCACTCCCTCGAGTGTGGTCGGACTGACCACGATCTCCCCTGCATCCTTCGGGAACGGAGCATCCAGCCGCCAGTTCACCACATCGCCGTAGCGTTTCCCGGCGCTTCGCTCCGATGCCGTGAGGCATTCCAGTTCGAACCAGGGGTGGTTCGCCAGGAGCTGGACGAAACGCTGGCCAACCGCACCGGTGGCACCAAGCACTCCAACCTTGATCATGAATGAGGAGTCTCTCTCTCTTTCGAGTTATTAAACAATTTCATTCTTCCATCCGGATCGCTACCGAGGGGCAGATATCCACGCAGGTGGCACATTCCGTGCACCTCTCCCTGTCAATCCTTGCAACACCGTCTTCCATTGTGATGGCTTCTGCGGGGCACTCATCGACGCACGTTTCGCAACCGACACAGACATCTTTGTCAACAACTGCTGGCACGTATGTACCTCCTATGGCAACAACAGTATATATGTACGAGAAACGCGATTAAAAGATTTCGATTATCCCTTTTATCGTTCGAAAAAAGGATGAATTTTATAGATACCAGAAATTCGTGGACCGGCAAACCCTCCTGCCGGACGTATCGGGTAAACTCCCTTCAGCCGCGGCCGAGGGCTGATCCAGTTGCCCTCCCGACCCTCGATCCGGCCGTTGTTCTGATCGACGGGATGGGCGGATTTGCTCCCTGCGGTCAGGGAGAACCGGACGCTGCTCGGAAGTATCAGAGTGTGTAATGGGTGAGGGCACGGTCGCCTTCAGGGGGACGGGGGCGGATCCGATCGCCGGGAGTGTCAAACCGGACATCAGTCTGTGCGATTTCCTCCGGGCGAAGGATTCGGATCCGTCCGAATTGCAGGAGCGGCGCTCCGATTCGCCATCCCATTCTCGTCCGTCCAGGGGTACATCCCATCCCCTCATGCAGCGATTCCTCCTCCTGTGAAGGGGAATCGTTCCCCCATCTCGCGGATTGAGGTCAGGCGTGGATGGAGACCGAGTGCACCGCGTGCCGAATCCGGCTGCTCCGGCTTTCCCTCCCCCGTCTCACACCCTCAATGCCTGTACTATCGCCCATGCTTGCGCTTTCCGCGAGGTGGGTCGATCCGCGGACCTGAACGGGAGGATTCCTCCCTCGTGGATCCCAGAGCCCTGCCGGATCGATATCCGCAAGGTATGTCAGTGCTGGTCCACCTTTCCCTTCTCCCTGTGCCATCCCTTCATTCGACGGCCCTTTCGGCGAGTACTCTGATGGAGATTCCTGGTCCCCATCTCGAAGAGAAG includes:
- the albA gene encoding DNA-binding protein Alba; amino-acid sequence: MLKDNTVFVGNKPVMNYVLAVVTQFNNGANEVSIKARGKAISRAVDTAEIAMNRFLENVIKKGIVTSTEVIDTDSGKTNVSSIEITLAQIR
- the asd gene encoding aspartate-semialdehyde dehydrogenase, with the translated sequence MIKVGVLGATGAVGQRFVQLLANHPWFELECLTASERSAGKRYGDVVNWRLDAPFPKDAGEIVVSPTTLEGVRGLDLVFSALPAEIAGRVEDEISRAGIAVCSNARSHRMEGDVPLVIPEVNPEHLGLIDVQRDRGRDGFIVTNPNCSTIMLCVALAPLRQAGFSNIQVATMQAISGAGFEGVPGMAIYDNVIPYIGQEEEKMESETLKILGTLEGDAIINASCRVSASCNRVPVIDGHTLVVWLDTSETVENVKRAFRSFSPPFSGLPTQPERSIELFEQPDRPQPRLDRNRGNGMTVSVGRIREGLRFIALGHNTIRGAAGASVLNAELIHTKKYL
- a CDS encoding 4Fe-4S binding protein, yielding MPAVVDKDVCVGCETCVDECPAEAITMEDGVARIDRERCTECATCVDICPSVAIRMEE